From a region of the Vanessa atalanta chromosome 13, ilVanAtal1.2, whole genome shotgun sequence genome:
- the LOC125068176 gene encoding sialin, which yields MPSPVEESSMINADIENDVTSSHRNLVETEAVEETTGWIKSRTVLGIMGFLGFANVYAMRVNLSVAIVAMVNSTTPLPSNDSLDVCPSSPPSNSSIPPRPGDFNWTAEQQSIILGSFFYGYVLTQIPGGRIAELFGGKLVYGVGVLLTAIFTILSPIAAFVDFKFFIVVRVLEGLGEGVTYPAMHAMLARWIPPTERSKFAAYVYAGSNIGTVISLPISGWLCTLDYAGGWPLCFYLFGGLGVLWFIAWMFLVYDTPQKHPRICPKEIEFITQSIGAQEEDQGLSIPWCKFLTCLPLWAILIAQCGQSWLFYTQLTELPTYMNNILHFDIVSNARLSALPYLTAWVAGILISIFADWLLVKGWISRLNSMKLWNTVASFVPALGLLGIAGAGCDRVAVMVLLSVTSAFGGATYAGNQMNHIDLSPQFAGTMYGITNAASNICGFMAPYVIGLIISDTQQTLGQWREVFYLAAAIDLGANLFYLFFASTEEQDWSRADDDDLTVSAPVESLMFPES from the exons ATGCCATCACCAGTCGAAGAGAGTTCAATGATAAATGCTGATATAGAAAATGATGTCACGAGTAGCCACAGGAATCTAGTTGAAACAGAAGCag ttgAAGAAACAACAGGATGGATAAAAAGTCGAACAGTTTTGGGTATAATGGGTTTTCTCGGCTTTGCCAATGTATATGCGATGCGGGTTAACCTGTCCGTTGCCATAGTAGCAATGGTCAACTCGACTACTCCTTTACCATCCAATGACTCATTGGATGTTTGTCCATCATCTCCACCCAGTAATAGCTCTATTCCAcct AGACCTGGTGACTTTAATTGGACAGCTGAACAACAAAGCATTATATTAGGATCTTTCTTTTATGGATATGTCTTAACCCAG ATACCTGGAGGAAGAATAGCTGAATTATTTGGCGGCAAACTAGTATATGGAGTTGGAGTATTGTTAACAgcaatttttacaatattaagccCAATAGCGGCTTTTGTTGATTTTAAGTTTTTCATTGTTGTCCGGGTGCTAGAGGGATTAGGAGAAGGTGTAACATATCCAGCTATGCATGCAATGTTGGCAAGATGGATCCCACCCACGGAGAGATCTAAATTTGCTGCATATGTGTATGCTG GATCCAACATAGGCACTGTTATTTCGTTACCTATATCTGGGTGGTTATGCACTCTCGACTACGCTGGAGGATGGCCGCTTTGCTTCTACTTATTTGGTGGTCTTGGAGTCTTGTGGTTTATTGCGTGGATGTTTTTAGTATACGACACTCCGCAAAAACATCCCAGAATATGCCCTAaggaaattgaatttataacacAGTCTATAGGAGCACAG GAAGAAGATCAGGGATTGTCAATACCGTGGTGTAAGTTCCTCACTTGTCTGCCGCTGTGGGCCATTCTCATCGCGCAGTGCGGTCAGTCTTGGCTATTCTACACGCAACTCACAGAGCTACCCACGTATATGAACAATATTCTACACTTTGATATCGTTTCC AATGCAAGGCTGTCTGCGTTGCCGTATCTGACCGCGTGGGTGGCGGGCATCTTGATCAGTATATTCGCGGACTGGCTCCTCGTCAAGGGATGGATCTCGAGGCTCAACAGCATGAAGCTCTGGAACACCGTTG CGTCGTTCGTGCCGGCGCTGGGCCTGCTGGGCATCGCGGGCGCGGGCTGCGACCGCGTGGCCGTCATGGTGCTGCTCAGCGTCACTTCGGCCTTCGGCGGCGCCACCTACGCCG GCAACCAAATGAATCACATCGACCTGTCGCCGCAGTTCGCCGGCACGATGTACGGCATCACTAACGCCGCTAGTAACATCTGCGGGTTCATGGCGCCGTACGTCATCGGACTCATTATAAGCGATACGcag caaaCACTTGGACAATGGCGGGAAGTATTCTACTTAGCGGCTGCGATAGATCTCGGAGCCAATCTTTTCTATCTATTCTTCGCCAGCACGGAGGAacaa GACTGGTCGCGGGCGGACGACGACGACCTGACGGTGTCGGCGCCGGTGGAGAGCCTCATGTTCCCCGAGTCGTAG